The Pandoraea apista genomic interval TATCGCGGTCATGTGACGATACGGGACACATGCCAATGTGACGCCCCCAGCCCACCGTTGTTCCTCATGCCCCCGTCTCCGTACTTTCCTCGAGACGTTCGCCCGGGCATTCCGGTTACACTGCGCCCATACCTGCTACAGCGGACGCTGCAAATTCCGCCAACCGCCTGTCGATGCCCACTCATCCCGCCGGAACATCACGCGTGAGCGCCCTCGCCCACGACGCGTCGTCCCCCGCTCACCTCGCCTTGCCGCGCCAGCTGCTGGTCACGCCCGACGTCGCATCGCGCACGCAGATCGCCACGTTCGCGTCGCAGTTGGCGCAGGCGCTCGCGCGCGGCACTCGTCTCGTACAGCTTCGCAATCGATCCCTCGATGCCGACGGCTATCGTGCCTTGGCGGAGAGTGCGCTGGCGTTGACGCATGCCGCCGGGGCGCAACTGATCCTCAATCCGCCGCACGACGTTGCGGATTTGTGGCTCGACGCGACGAACCGCATGCATGCCGACACCGTACCGCAGGCGGATGGCTGGCATCTGACCAGCGCACGGCTCATGGCCAGTCACGCGCGCCCTGCGAACTGGAAACTGGTGAGTGCCGCCTGTCACGACGCGGCACAACTCGCCCATGCCACTCATCTCGGGCTCGACTTCGTGACGCTGTCGCCGGTGCTCGCCACAGCAACGCATCCCGACGCGTTGCCGCTCGGCTGGCCTGCGTTCACCGCGCTCGCTACGCAAACCTCGCTGCCGGTCTTCGCCC includes:
- a CDS encoding thiamine phosphate synthase; this encodes MSALAHDASSPAHLALPRQLLVTPDVASRTQIATFASQLAQALARGTRLVQLRNRSLDADGYRALAESALALTHAAGAQLILNPPHDVADLWLDATNRMHADTVPQADGWHLTSARLMASHARPANWKLVSAACHDAAQLAHATHLGLDFVTLSPVLATATHPDALPLGWPAFTALATQTSLPVFALGGMRADMLTSARHAGAYGIAAIRAFWPTA